The window AGAGTACAAGTTACCAAAATAGATTGGCATGACACATGCTTGACATAGGTTATCCTCATCGTACTCTCTATCCGTGTTCTCATCAAGTCTcaaatgatgatgttgatggcTAAAATGTAGTATGACTCCAACACTTATCGTCTCAAATGGTTCAAGttgttcttcaatttcttcaggCAGTCCCTCAAGTTCTATGCCATCCCACACATTGCTCTGTGTGGCACATTTCGAATGAGCAGCATAAGCACACAAGCAAAAGCAATAGCAAAATCGCAGGCGGAGCAGTAATAAAATATCTTCTCGAGGTATTTCTCACAGCAATAGCATGTCCTGGTTCCGCCATCCTCCAAGGAGACAAGCTGAAGAGAGTGTTTAGGATGAAGAGGGTGTTTGATCTCAACATGAGCCTTGTTGTATTCTTGATGGTTCTTGCCATTGTAACCAGTGCAGAGAAAATGGGAAGCGTCTGCGCCTCTAGTATACATGAAAATAACCCAGCGTAAAGGGAGGCACGCCAGCTTGTTATTGGTGCTTATCTGGTCAGTCACATGAAACGTTCCTTGCTGCAATCTTACTTGTACTTGAGGGCATAAAGAGAGAAGCTTCCCCCAGTGCATATACTCGGAGAAGGCGAGAGAGACTATTTTAAGGATGAGTGAGATGAGCTCGTGCTCCGGCTCCAAATTCAGTGTTGCATCAAGGAGGAGCATGACATCCAAATCCACGCCACGGTCCAAATCTGAATCAGAATCGGAAGAGTTGATGGAATACTATAGTTGGGAAAGGGATGATATAAAATACCTTAGCGGCTCAGGCTGGGAATCCAAATCCATAGAGTTGAAGAGTGAGATGGCCTGAGAGATGAGTTGCGTCAGCTCCGGCTCTTGCTTGTGCAGCGAATCCAAATTGAAATTGGTAGAGTTGAGCAGAATGATAAGTTTAATAATGGTTGATACGAGCCTGGACATCATTTTCCTCGAAAGTATACTCGCCGAGTCATAGACGGTGAAAGACATTAGTTTCTTAATGAGTGGTAATAGCCGCGACTCCGGCGGGTCGGGTTCGAACCGGGAGAAAGAGATGAACTGAAGCACGAGCGACGAAAGCTCCGAATCCGGTTTGAAACCCTCGGACTGGAAGTACGAGTACAGTTGACCAACGAGTGACGTCAGCTCCGTCTCCGACTCGGCGGAACCGATGAGAGGGATCGATCGAGCCACGAGCGATACCAATTGCGACTCCGGTTCTGAATCCGGTATAGATTTGGCGACGGAGATCGTTTGCTTAATGAGTGATATGAGCTTCGAGTCCGGTTCAGCTGAATCCAAATCCATTGACCTCACCAGAGAGATTACTTGAATCATGAGTGATACGAACTTGGATTTCTTCTCTGAttcctcctcatcctcatcctgaTCAGTTAAGACATATTTTATCTGAGAAATGGTAATTAATAGCAAATCCGTCGGGTGCGGTTCCGACCACGGAGATAATGTTAACCGGGCGAGAGAGATGATCTGAAGAATGAGTGACGAAAGCTCCGAATCCTCCGCCGCCGCTTCTTCTAATAACCCCACAGATTTTAAACACGAGTACATTTGATCAACGAGTGACGTCAGCTCCGGCTCCGACTCGGTGGAACCGATGAGAGGGATCGATCGAGCCACAAACGATACTAATTGCGACTCCGGTTCTGCTGAATCCGGTATAGATTTGGCGACGGAGATCGTTTGCTTAATGAGTGATATGAGTTTCGAGTCTGGTTCTGTTGAATCCAAATCCATTGAACTCACCAGAgagattattttaattatgagtGATATGCACTTGGATTTCTTCTCCTCATCCCCGTCTAAGGCAGCTTTCATTCGAGAAATGGCAACCAATAGCTGCAATTCCGAACCCATAGACGTCTCCGGAAACATGAACGATTCCGAAGATATCGAATACATGGATGATTCCGAGGATTCCATAGTAGAGCCCGCCGAGATATTAGAGAGCAATGACCgaattgatatatatactgtttgTTCGAGTGTGTTAGAGTAAAAGTAACTTTCTCTCAATCTATAAGATACCTCGAAGCTCCTTACACTactagtttttggatttttagaatttagaattttgctTTACAATAAGTgtcgttttaaaaatatttaattgagCGAATTTCtcaactattttaaatattttaacctTACTTATTTTAGCAAGCTATGATCTCTCTGTTACAGATACAGCCAACTCAAGTTAACAGCATGTGCAAATATAAAATCAACTATCGATTTAGAGagtatattattgtttattttcaaattttcatgtAAAAGTTTAGAATATTAGACTTTTGTGACTACTGATATTTTGcattgtatttttctttaaagCAGTTAAATAGAGATAGACCAACGGTAAAGCATGGAAATGAAAACTGAAATCGTCAAACGGACACTTTTGCATGTCGATCTCAGTTAGTGATTAATAAAGATCATGCAATCTTTAATTATGttgtaaagaaagaaacagcTCAACCAAGGttttaaataatactaataactTAACcgtagactatatatatattgacttcTTCTAACGAATAAAAAAAgaccaaatcaaaacacattTCAAGAACCATCAACCATACTAGCCCTCGACTTCAGTTTTTTTCGGTTAATTCGGTTCAATTATTtcggttttttggtttttctgattttgaaaaatgttaccgaaatgaacccaaaaaaaattcggttcggttatttttggttttaaaaattaaaaccgaTAACAACCGAATTTTTAAGTTTCCTGATACAATTTTCGGTTCATTCCAATttttcggtttattcggtttttttTAACGATTTCggttataaattattaaattaattctGTTTTCAGAGTAAATTAAATGGGctaaaaaacataaatctaaatccatatataataaaactaaaacaatggGCCAGAAAATCAACCATCGTAAGCCCACTTATTCAATAACTAAACCTAATTGAAGTGTGATAGCAAAATAAACGTTACAGCGGCAGCCGCTCAACGacaaaaatttcccaaaaacGAATCTCGCCGTCTCAGCTTCCGGGAAAGCTTGATTTTCCCACCTTAGGACATACCATCATCCTCGACCGTTACCTTCTCCTgtacaagaagaagacgaatacccgaagaggaagaagaagcatcgaCGGCGGGTGAGTGCACGAAGTAAAGGTAGAAATCTTTTAGGGTTTGTATATTTTTGGTTAACCGATCGGTTTGGGTGAACCGAATCGAAATAACCAATAACCGATTGTTAATCTTAACTGCTGCCGATCGGTTCAGCCTTtagaaccgaacccgaaccgaacaTCCAAAATCTCGGTTCGGTTTATAATCCCAGGGCTAAACCATACCATATGTCCACCATAGCTAAcgtgtatattattattattacaaacaGCTATCGTGAATAGTGAatacatctatactattaatttgggagtacaaaaccacaaaaaaaaactttgccaaaaaattctataatttgaCCTTACGatcaaacaaaggaagaaaaataaaaaaaaatttaaaggcaataaagtaaatttaattgtatatgGGAGGCATTTCATAACTGTTTGGGAGAATCTCATTCGGATCCTAGATATATTATAAGTGTATCcaaacactctcttcttcttcttttacctgtaggataaaagaaataaaaaaatacatcataatcatcataatTGCGGAGGAAATATAAAAATGTCAACTAACAGAATCCCTCATGATCCTCTAGCGTATCATAACAAGAGGcgaaataaaatcaaatcattaactGCATATATTTCAGTATAATCACATATATTCTCATTTCAGGCAATCACACCAACCCTTACCTCTTAATTACCATTTGTTCGTACCTCAATAAATAAGTAAATCAATAGTCAAAACAGAAAAGGGAAACAGTTTGATCCAATCCCTATTCTTACTATCCTATAtcatatcaaaatacaaaatcaaatcaaaaacagaaaatcttCTATTCAATACAGCGAATATTCTACCTTTCACCCAAAGCCAACATCAACTACTATATAAACCATAGTATAGAACGTCAATATTAAACTCatcaaacatacaaacaaactgaatagaaaatagaaaatcacCTTCGTATGGCTGCCACCGATGGTTTCACACATCTTTCCAATCTCAAGGCCTTCAAAACAACATGGAGGATAAGAGTCAAGATAGTTCATACTTGGAAGCAATAAGTGAGTCTATGCATCTACCCCATCATCTAAGCGAGTCTATGCATCTGAACAATCATTAACACCCTAGAAGTTGTCTATACAGCCAATACATTTGgagaaatatgaagaagaaaatggtgtGCATACGAATGATGTGGATTTGACTGACAAAAAGATCGAGACACTAAAGCTGAAGGTTGAGAATAAGTGATTTGTTGTCGTTTTCTAGCAGTTTAGAATTTTAGATGACGAATGTATCCAGCTATAAATCTGTTTATCCAGCTATAAACATTTCTatgaagaaaatagagaaatgcAATGAATTTCTATGACgaacagaattttttttttgatcaagtAACCTTTAGAATCTTTATTAGTTTTATTCACCATACTTAGCTCctttatattgaaatttttttcatcatgtaataatataaaataaggTGAACTGCACCTTACCATTGACTTAATGTACATAAGGtttgaaagtaaataaaaacgTACCAGGATCTGTAGGAGGAATGGAGGATAGTAGATGAAAATATGAAAGCAAGTCCAGCAAATCTGTGCaatcaagaaaatataaatctCTTAGACCACAAGAATTCATACACTCAGATATAACTTTGCTATAGCCTGCGCATATCTTTATTTCGGTTATATGAGGAGGCCTGGAATCCCACTTTTGCCTTtgcatcaaatcaaatatacatTATGATCCTATTTGTATTctcaatagtaaaaaaaaaaaacatttactatTACTATTCTGTTATTGTCTCAGTctgatttgttttcattttgtcaGATACCAAAAGCAAAGTATGAGATGATGATAAGCAAAAAGGagtcaataaatatatatatatatatatatatatataactatgaTAAGAACTAAAATCTGAAACATGATTACTCTACTTGATAAGCCATTATAAAGAGGCTTT is drawn from Camelina sativa cultivar DH55 chromosome 8, Cs, whole genome shotgun sequence and contains these coding sequences:
- the LOC104708796 gene encoding uncharacterized protein LOC104708796 — protein: MESSESSMYSISSESFMFPETSMGSELQLLVAISRMKAALDGDEEKKSKCISLIIKIISLVSSMDLDSTEPDSKLISLIKQTISVAKSIPDSAEPESQLVSFVARSIPLIGSTESEPELTSLVDQMYSCLKSVGLLEEAAAEDSELSSLILQIISLARLTLSPWSEPHPTDLLLITISQIKYVLTDQDEDEEESEKKSKFVSLMIQVISLVRSMDLDSAEPDSKLISLIKQTISVAKSIPDSEPESQLVSLVARSIPLIGSAESETELTSLVGQLYSYFQSEGFKPDSELSSLVLQFISFSRFEPDPPESRLLPLIKKLMSFTVYDSASILSRKMMSRLVSTIIKLIILLNSTNFNLDSLHKQEPELTQLISQAISLFNSMDLDSQPEPLRYFISSLSQL